A genomic region of Fodinisporobacter ferrooxydans contains the following coding sequences:
- a CDS encoding glycosyltransferase family 2 protein, with product MPVYKQKPSYLRAAIRSILAQNYRNYKFIIVVDGAPADTVKMIREEMQGDHRTRVIVKMRNEGVAKALNTGFQYFLEDPEIQYLTWVSSDNIYYPTFIEKLRDVLKYGSENIGLVYSSFRHIGSGGQSLQTEKDLIAFREFQKQPKENLLDVCFVGVSFMYKKQYAANIKGYELEPVEDYDYWLRLTEFCDIDYVPEELMDYRKNSPLSISAQLNRTQMQYRRWRYAFNLAKQQARNRRGIPFETTIVFPVSHASDETVKKLDTVLDISAYPPFYSNFKLLIYDISPTACVIPALKTIPDPRITFLARPGANERQAIKFGVEAANTPYTILFGKGNFPTSPYVFYSLVLQQRQVSNREMLSQPLIAASADQHAAKLRILLAATEPVYGELYRTDQLSAIIKGLGL from the coding sequence ATGCCTGTATACAAACAAAAACCTTCCTATCTTCGTGCTGCCATTCGCTCCATTCTTGCACAAAATTACCGCAACTACAAATTTATTATCGTTGTAGACGGCGCACCTGCAGACACTGTAAAAATGATTCGTGAAGAAATGCAAGGCGATCATCGGACCAGGGTCATCGTAAAAATGCGAAATGAAGGCGTTGCAAAGGCACTGAATACAGGTTTCCAGTACTTTCTGGAAGATCCCGAAATTCAATATCTGACATGGGTATCCAGCGATAATATCTACTACCCGACATTTATTGAAAAATTGCGTGATGTATTGAAATATGGATCGGAGAACATCGGACTCGTCTACAGCAGTTTTCGGCATATCGGCTCCGGAGGGCAATCCCTGCAAACCGAAAAAGATTTGATCGCATTTCGTGAGTTTCAAAAACAACCGAAGGAAAACTTGCTTGATGTCTGTTTTGTCGGTGTTTCTTTCATGTATAAAAAGCAATATGCCGCCAACATAAAGGGCTATGAACTGGAGCCTGTGGAAGATTATGACTATTGGCTGCGATTGACTGAGTTCTGTGACATTGATTATGTGCCGGAAGAATTGATGGATTACAGAAAAAATTCACCATTGAGTATTTCGGCACAGCTCAATCGAACACAAATGCAATACCGCCGTTGGCGATATGCATTTAATTTGGCCAAACAGCAAGCTCGCAACAGACGCGGCATACCATTCGAGACAACAATCGTATTCCCTGTAAGTCATGCATCAGATGAAACTGTCAAAAAACTCGATACAGTATTAGATATCTCCGCATATCCACCCTTTTACAGCAATTTCAAACTACTTATATACGATATATCTCCAACCGCTTGTGTGATCCCGGCACTAAAGACAATTCCGGATCCTCGAATCACATTTCTCGCAAGGCCTGGAGCCAACGAACGACAAGCAATAAAATTCGGGGTGGAAGCAGCAAATACTCCTTATACCATCCTTTTTGGAAAAGGGAATTTTCCGACCAGCCCTTATGTCTTTTATTCTTTGGTTCTGCAGCAAAGGCAGGTGTCCAATAGGGAAATGCTGTCTCAACCGCTTATTGCAGCATCCGCAGATCAACATGCAGCCAAGTTGCGCATATTGCTCGCTGCCACTGAACCTGTCTATGGCGAACTGTATCGGACTGATCAGTTGTCAGCAATTATAAAAGGCTTAGGATTGTAA
- a CDS encoding DUF1796 family putative cysteine peptidase: MQLKEISGTYDAIFSLGSNCLPAYQLQKNKLRRFTGVIDWVISDSLADVNQLLKHRFNGFLELQNLKVVGYSEKNTYFVKDVSCNILTVYDFLLNENTREHLSAYPQVKEKYNRRIRRFLDTLANSQSLLFIRSVGNFQDVHELQSILSEIVMCDFKILVVNHANVSGIVEKDWGLKNVCVIELPDKEIWDGNNSLWREVLKEVALRNH; encoded by the coding sequence ATGCAATTAAAAGAAATCAGCGGCACATACGATGCCATATTCAGCTTGGGTTCCAATTGTTTGCCAGCATACCAGCTTCAGAAAAATAAATTAAGACGTTTCACGGGAGTCATCGATTGGGTGATATCCGACTCATTGGCAGATGTAAATCAATTATTGAAACATCGGTTTAACGGCTTTCTGGAATTACAGAACCTGAAAGTAGTCGGATATAGCGAAAAAAATACGTACTTTGTCAAAGATGTTTCCTGTAATATCCTAACGGTTTACGATTTTCTTCTAAATGAAAACACAAGAGAACACCTATCAGCATATCCGCAGGTGAAAGAAAAATATAATCGGCGCATTCGCCGTTTTCTGGATACCTTGGCGAACAGCCAATCTCTTCTTTTTATCCGCTCCGTCGGAAATTTTCAAGATGTACATGAGCTGCAATCTATTTTATCGGAAATCGTCATGTGCGATTTCAAAATTCTGGTTGTCAATCATGCAAACGTGTCCGGAATTGTCGAGAAAGATTGGGGGTTGAAGAACGTTTGTGTCATCGAACTGCCTGATAAAGAAATTTGGGACGGGAACAACTCGCTTTGGAGAGAAGTTTTAAAAGAAGTTGCATTAAGAAATCATTAA